One segment of Candidatus Pelagibacter ubique HTCC1062 DNA contains the following:
- a CDS encoding ATP-binding cassette domain-containing protein yields the protein MGVIKKFRIKSFKNPQPFISLENISLSFGKRKILDNVSFKINHGQILGMLGPNGVGKSTIFNLITGLIKPDFGKIKFEGIDVVDYPIYLRTTKFRIGYVPQYGGYFSDLTLLENLKAIAEIVIDDKNLIHHKIDMLIAKFELDAIRDIKAKFLSGGQKKKLVIALALLSDPKVLLLDECFAALDVLTIKMLQEIIVNLQTESNITICICDHQARDLLSCVDVAVILSNCKIVAQGSPNELINNTEAKNAYFGDSFKFN from the coding sequence ATGGGTGTAATAAAAAAATTTAGGATTAAATCTTTTAAAAACCCTCAGCCCTTTATCTCTCTAGAAAATATATCATTATCATTTGGTAAGAGAAAAATTTTAGACAACGTAAGCTTTAAGATTAATCATGGACAAATTTTAGGAATGTTAGGACCAAATGGAGTTGGAAAATCAACAATTTTTAATTTAATCACAGGTTTAATTAAACCTGACTTTGGTAAAATTAAATTTGAGGGGATTGATGTTGTTGATTACCCAATATATTTGAGAACAACAAAATTTAGAATTGGGTATGTTCCTCAATACGGTGGTTATTTTAGTGATCTTACTTTATTAGAAAATTTAAAAGCAATAGCAGAAATCGTAATCGACGATAAAAATTTAATTCATCATAAGATTGATATGCTTATAGCTAAATTTGAATTAGACGCTATCAGAGATATAAAAGCAAAGTTTCTATCTGGTGGACAAAAAAAGAAGCTAGTAATTGCTCTTGCCTTATTAAGTGACCCAAAGGTGCTTTTACTTGATGAGTGTTTCGCAGCACTAGATGTTCTGACTATTAAGATGCTACAGGAAATCATTGTTAATTTACAAACAGAAAGCAACATAACTATTTGTATTTGTGATCACCAAGCGCGAGATCTTCTTTCTTGTGTGGATGTAGCAGTCATTTTATCAAACTGTAAGATTGTAGCGCAAGGATCTCCTAATGAATTGATTAATAACACTGAGGCCAAAAATGCTTATTTCGGTGACTCTTTTAAATTTAATTAA
- the argF gene encoding ornithine carbamoyltransferase, translating to MKHFINLKDIPSADLKKIIIDAKNRKQKRKNYNTLEVDKDKPLKGKLLIQMFEKASLRTRLSFYLAIKQLGGGTITLRANELHLGKGGESLADTAKILSTYGDGFMLRTDSDKKIEEFSRYLKIPVINGLSPSSHPTQVLSDIFTVEEIKKKSISKLNICWIGDSNNVLNSLIAASVKFSFNLNIGCPKNYGPKKFVLDWVKKNKRKIHIFYDAKKAVKNADVIFSDKVISLNDKVNKNKKIKDFRNFQINSKLMSFAKKDTTFLHCLPRGEEVAADVFLGKNSEVWLQALNRVHVQKSILLYCFGKLR from the coding sequence ATGAAACATTTCATCAACCTTAAAGATATACCTTCAGCAGATCTTAAAAAAATCATCATTGATGCAAAGAACAGAAAACAAAAAAGAAAAAATTATAACACTTTAGAAGTTGATAAAGATAAACCTTTAAAAGGCAAGTTACTCATTCAAATGTTTGAAAAAGCAAGTTTGAGAACGCGATTAAGTTTTTACCTTGCAATAAAACAACTAGGTGGAGGAACTATAACACTTAGAGCTAATGAATTACACCTAGGAAAAGGTGGGGAAAGTCTAGCAGATACTGCTAAAATTTTATCAACTTATGGGGATGGTTTTATGCTGAGAACTGACAGTGATAAAAAAATAGAAGAATTTAGCAGATACTTAAAGATACCAGTAATAAATGGTCTAAGTCCATCGTCTCATCCAACACAAGTGCTATCAGATATTTTCACAGTTGAAGAAATTAAAAAAAAATCTATTTCCAAATTAAATATTTGTTGGATTGGAGATTCTAATAATGTTCTAAATAGTTTGATTGCTGCTTCAGTTAAATTTTCTTTCAACTTAAATATTGGTTGTCCCAAGAATTATGGGCCTAAAAAATTTGTATTAGATTGGGTAAAAAAAAATAAAAGAAAAATTCACATCTTTTATGATGCTAAAAAAGCAGTTAAAAATGCTGATGTAATTTTTTCAGATAAAGTAATTTCATTGAACGATAAAGTTAATAAAAATAAAAAAATTAAAGATTTTAGAAACTTTCAAATCAATTCAAAATTGATGAGTTTTGCTAAAAAAGATACAACTTTTTTACACTGTCTTCCAAGGGGAGAAGAGGTTGCAGCAGATGTTTTTTTGGGAAAAAATTCTGAAGTATGGCTGCAGGCTCTAAATAGAGTGCATGTTCAAAAAAGTATTTTATTATATTGTTTTGGTAAATTAAGGTAG
- a CDS encoding complex I NDUFA9 subunit family protein — protein sequence MKAKNCLIFGGSGQIGRHLIRKLTKNNYKVTVVTRNLHQKGYAIKTQANAGYIDIVEANIFDEKKIRKLFSQTDICINLIGILYESGKGNTFKNIHSIFPSILSKLCKEYKVQQFIHLSALGINDAPDSEYAKSKLDGELNIQKNFPLATILRPSVVYSVDDNFTTSFMTLLSRLPFFPLYYNGSTKFAPIHCSDLTDTIYHVVSKSIYSKIIECVGPDILSLKEILKKLLHLIDKKRLLVPLPLFVATMSAKVFQLFPKPLLTIDQLTLLKYDNVPSGKYQTNADIGVPSTRVFDNEVEKYSYMWREGGQFSTKKYNPANS from the coding sequence ATGAAAGCAAAAAATTGTCTAATTTTTGGCGGTAGTGGTCAAATAGGTCGTCATTTAATAAGAAAGCTTACTAAAAATAATTATAAAGTAACTGTGGTTACTAGAAACCTTCATCAAAAAGGATATGCAATAAAAACTCAAGCTAATGCAGGTTACATAGACATTGTTGAAGCTAATATCTTTGATGAAAAAAAAATTAGAAAGCTTTTCTCTCAAACTGATATTTGTATAAATTTAATTGGTATTTTATATGAAAGTGGCAAGGGCAATACTTTCAAAAATATTCACTCTATTTTTCCATCTATTTTATCTAAACTTTGTAAGGAATATAAAGTTCAGCAATTTATTCATTTGTCAGCATTAGGGATAAATGATGCACCAGACTCAGAGTATGCAAAAAGTAAATTAGATGGCGAACTTAATATTCAAAAAAATTTTCCTTTAGCAACAATATTAAGGCCTTCTGTAGTTTATTCAGTTGATGATAATTTTACTACGTCTTTTATGACTTTACTCAGTAGACTTCCATTTTTCCCTCTTTATTATAATGGATCAACTAAATTTGCTCCAATACATTGTTCGGATTTAACTGATACCATTTATCATGTTGTCTCTAAAAGTATTTACTCGAAAATTATAGAGTGTGTTGGGCCTGACATCTTATCCTTAAAAGAAATTTTAAAAAAATTATTACATTTAATAGATAAAAAAAGATTATTAGTACCATTACCTCTTTTTGTAGCAACTATGTCTGCTAAAGTTTTTCAATTATTTCCAAAACCACTCCTAACAATAGATCAGCTTACGCTTTTAAAATATGATAATGTTCCTTCAGGTAAATATCAAACTAATGCTGATATTGGGGTTCCAAGCACAAGAGTATTTGATAATGAAGTAGAAAAATATAGCTATATGTGGAGAGAAGGTGGGCAATTTTCTACAAAAAAATATAACCCTGCTAATTCTTAA
- a CDS encoding GcrA family cell cycle regulator — translation MSWNEEKVEKLKELWGKGSTASQIAEIIGGISRNAVIGKAHRLNLSSKIKTRNASSSQNFDNSSEENSSKQKRGRKSKFQSLIIEKDFEPENPKKLEELDESSCKWPIGHPEEQSFYFCGRSSLKDFSYCKLHLLYAYQPKGRKEEPVADKDEETPQYIDKKINTA, via the coding sequence ATGAGCTGGAACGAAGAAAAAGTAGAAAAGTTAAAAGAACTTTGGGGCAAAGGAAGCACTGCAAGCCAAATAGCTGAAATAATCGGTGGTATAAGTAGAAATGCAGTAATTGGTAAAGCTCATAGATTAAATTTATCATCAAAAATTAAAACTAGAAATGCATCTTCAAGCCAAAATTTTGATAATAGTTCAGAAGAAAATTCTTCTAAGCAAAAAAGAGGCCGAAAAAGTAAGTTTCAATCCTTAATTATTGAAAAAGATTTTGAACCAGAAAATCCTAAGAAATTAGAAGAACTAGACGAGAGCTCTTGTAAATGGCCTATAGGTCATCCTGAAGAACAATCATTTTATTTTTGTGGGCGATCGTCTTTAAAAGATTTTTCATATTGCAAACTTCATTTGCTATATGCCTATCAGCCAAAAGGAAGAAAAGAAGAGCCTGTAGCTGATAAAGATGAAGAGACACCTCAGTATATTGATAAAAAAATTAATACTGCTTAA
- a CDS encoding KpsF/GutQ family sugar-phosphate isomerase — protein MKKRNYKKIAKSVIDLEIKALKKLKDSINNSFNEAVESLANCQSKVILCGVGKSGLIAAKISATLSSVGTPSFSLSANDCSHGDLGSISKKDILILISYSGSTEELKNIIKYANRNKITLIGIMSKKNSILYKASDIKLLIPEVTEAGLGIVPTSSTINQLSIGDALAVAVLNKKNINKKDFKKFHPSGNLGAQLRTVEELMITGKKIPFVNESLNMKKALQIISNKKLGTLIVQNNKKITTGIITDGQIRRVNAMSNNLQDLSVKKVMTKNPISINLDTLAEKALSIMNAKKITSLCVHKDKNKKKTIGILHIHNILHSNIR, from the coding sequence ATGAAAAAAAGAAATTATAAAAAAATTGCAAAGAGTGTAATTGATCTTGAAATCAAAGCTTTAAAAAAATTAAAAGATTCAATTAATAATTCTTTTAATGAAGCGGTAGAATCGTTGGCAAACTGTCAATCAAAAGTGATATTATGTGGGGTAGGCAAAAGTGGATTAATAGCAGCAAAAATTTCAGCAACACTTTCCTCTGTTGGCACACCTTCATTTTCACTATCTGCAAATGACTGTTCTCATGGTGATCTTGGTAGTATTTCAAAAAAAGATATTTTAATTTTGATAAGTTATTCTGGTTCCACAGAAGAGTTAAAAAATATTATTAAATATGCAAATCGAAATAAAATCACTCTAATAGGAATAATGTCTAAAAAAAATTCGATATTATACAAAGCGTCTGATATCAAACTCCTTATTCCAGAAGTAACTGAAGCAGGTCTTGGTATCGTTCCAACTTCAAGCACAATTAATCAATTGAGCATAGGTGATGCGTTGGCAGTAGCAGTTTTAAATAAAAAAAATATTAATAAAAAAGATTTTAAAAAATTTCATCCCTCTGGAAATCTTGGTGCACAACTTAGAACTGTTGAAGAATTAATGATCACAGGAAAAAAAATTCCATTTGTAAATGAAAGCTTAAATATGAAAAAAGCTTTACAAATTATTTCAAATAAAAAACTTGGTACTTTAATTGTTCAAAATAATAAGAAAATCACTACAGGAATAATTACTGATGGCCAAATTAGAAGAGTTAATGCAATGAGCAATAATCTCCAAGATCTATCTGTCAAAAAGGTTATGACCAAAAACCCTATAAGCATCAATCTAGACACTCTTGCTGAAAAAGCTTTATCTATAATGAATGCAAAGAAAATCACTTCATTATGTGTTCACAAAGATAAAAACAAAAAAAAGACAATTGGAATTTTACATATTCACAACATACTTCATTCAAATATTCGTTAA
- the kdsB gene encoding 3-deoxy-manno-octulosonate cytidylyltransferase produces the protein MAKTLILIPSRMSASRLPGKPLLTINNLSIISHVFKRAEETNIGEVVVATEDQEILDDVEKNGGRAVLTSNTHKTGTDRIFEAYEKLNIKDIDFILNLQGDEPNINKNDIINLNNFMINSNSGIGTLAAEIKNDKMLIDQNIVKVITETKLEKNNFPIALNFTRDGFSRNDQNIYHHIGIYSYKTSTLKKFVSLDQTFKEKKNRLEQLRALDNDLKINVALANFSPIGVDTKEDYLAIKKIMEYKS, from the coding sequence ATGGCTAAAACATTAATATTAATTCCATCAAGAATGTCAGCAAGTAGATTGCCAGGTAAACCGCTTTTAACAATTAATAATTTATCAATAATTTCTCATGTTTTTAAAAGGGCAGAAGAAACAAATATTGGCGAGGTAGTAGTAGCAACCGAAGATCAAGAAATACTCGATGATGTTGAAAAAAATGGTGGTAGAGCTGTTTTGACGAGTAACACTCACAAAACTGGCACAGATAGAATTTTTGAGGCTTACGAAAAGCTTAATATTAAAGACATTGATTTTATATTAAACCTGCAAGGGGATGAACCAAATATCAATAAAAATGATATTATAAATTTAAATAACTTTATGATTAATAGTAATTCTGGAATTGGAACGCTAGCAGCAGAAATTAAAAATGATAAAATGTTAATTGATCAAAATATAGTTAAGGTTATTACAGAAACAAAATTAGAAAAGAATAATTTTCCAATAGCATTAAATTTTACTAGAGATGGTTTTTCAAGAAATGATCAAAATATTTATCATCATATTGGAATCTATTCGTATAAAACAAGTACATTAAAAAAATTTGTTAGTCTGGACCAAACATTTAAAGAAAAAAAAAATAGATTAGAACAGTTAAGAGCATTAGATAATGATCTGAAAATCAACGTTGCTTTGGCAAACTTTTCTCCCATTGGTGTAGATACAAAAGAAGATTATCTAGCTATAAAAAAAATTATGGAATATAAATCCTAA
- a CDS encoding ABC transporter permease translates to MVELDKKYHIGVKKFGFVNWIGFKSLWLKECNRFMAVWQQTLLSPLVSSLLFLSVLSLALGNNRGDVLGYSFINFLAPGLIAMSILTQSFSHSVSSLMIGKIQGNIVDMLYAPLSALEVSMAIILAALTRSFLIAIISIAVFSLIVDITIYNIFYIFVFGFLGAFILGSLGFITGLWAEKFDHTATVINFIITPLSFLSGVFYSIDKLPQFFQTISHINPFFYMIDGFRYGFLGKSDGSITVGLIYLIILSVLMWYVAFLLYKKGYKIKS, encoded by the coding sequence ATGGTTGAATTGGATAAAAAATATCATATCGGAGTTAAAAAGTTTGGCTTTGTAAATTGGATTGGCTTTAAAAGTCTATGGCTTAAAGAGTGTAACAGGTTCATGGCAGTTTGGCAGCAAACTTTGTTATCTCCACTTGTTTCAAGTTTATTATTTTTATCAGTTCTATCCCTAGCTTTAGGCAATAATAGAGGAGATGTACTTGGCTATTCTTTTATAAATTTTTTAGCTCCTGGTTTAATTGCGATGAGCATCTTAACACAATCATTTAGTCACTCTGTTTCTTCACTAATGATAGGAAAAATTCAAGGAAATATTGTTGATATGCTCTATGCACCATTATCAGCCCTTGAAGTATCAATGGCAATAATATTGGCTGCCTTAACAAGAAGTTTTTTAATAGCTATAATTTCAATAGCTGTCTTTTCATTAATAGTTGATATCACAATTTATAATATCTTTTATATTTTTGTCTTTGGTTTTTTAGGAGCATTTATTTTGGGAAGCTTAGGTTTTATCACCGGTCTTTGGGCTGAAAAATTTGATCATACAGCAACTGTAATAAATTTTATAATAACTCCATTAAGTTTTTTATCTGGAGTATTTTATTCAATAGATAAACTTCCACAATTTTTTCAAACGATAAGTCATATTAATCCATTTTTTTATATGATCGATGGGTTTAGATATGGCTTCTTAGGAAAATCAGATGGATCGATAACAGTAGGCTTAATCTATCTAATTATATTAAGTGTTCTCATGTGGTATGTTGCTTTTCTTCTTTACAAAAAAGGTTATAAAATTAAATCTTAG
- a CDS encoding ribonuclease D, with amino-acid sequence MNIDIKLHKNDLPEDLDLGNIIAVDGEFMGLNVKRDPLCLIQISTGNSDAHIIQLDREKYDAPNLNKVLSDASIIKIFHYGRADMAHIKHYLKTETNNILDTKIASKLARSYSDSHSLKTLIKEFMNVDVSKQFQSSDFGGELSPAQLKYCANDVIYLHKIHEELNKILVREKRIDLYKSCLAFLKTRVDLDLALFKDDIWSH; translated from the coding sequence ATGAATATTGATATTAAACTTCACAAGAATGATCTACCAGAAGATTTAGATTTAGGCAATATTATAGCGGTTGATGGAGAGTTTATGGGTCTCAATGTTAAGCGTGATCCTTTATGCCTTATTCAAATATCAACTGGTAATTCTGATGCTCATATTATCCAGCTTGATAGGGAAAAATATGATGCTCCAAACTTAAATAAAGTTCTTTCTGACGCATCAATCATAAAAATATTTCATTATGGTAGGGCGGACATGGCTCACATTAAGCATTACCTGAAAACAGAAACTAATAATATTCTTGATACAAAAATAGCTTCAAAATTAGCTAGATCCTATTCTGATAGTCACTCCCTAAAAACATTAATTAAAGAATTTATGAACGTAGATGTAAGTAAACAATTTCAAAGTTCAGACTTTGGAGGAGAGCTATCTCCAGCACAATTAAAATATTGTGCTAATGATGTTATTTATTTGCATAAAATTCATGAAGAATTAAATAAAATTCTAGTAAGAGAAAAGCGAATTGATTTATATAAGAGCTGTTTAGCATTTTTAAAAACTAGAGTTGATCTTGATTTGGCTTTATTTAAAGACGATATATGGTCTCATTAA
- a CDS encoding c-type cytochrome: protein MDSFELNKIIAAILMVALLVIGLGKVADGVFHVNKPENPGYQVEVEGQPASTVSQVAEVEQKVDIAAIMALGDVTLGEKIFKKCAACHSIEKGGPNKIGPALYNVVGSKVGAVEDYKYSKTLASYGKDWTFEELNGFLTKPSSYLKGTKMSYAGLRKEADRASIIKYLNQNSDSPKQLP from the coding sequence ATGGATTCGTTCGAGCTTAATAAAATTATTGCTGCTATTTTAATGGTTGCACTTCTTGTAATTGGTTTAGGAAAAGTTGCCGACGGTGTCTTTCATGTAAATAAACCAGAAAATCCAGGGTATCAAGTTGAAGTAGAAGGACAACCAGCTTCCACAGTATCTCAAGTTGCTGAAGTTGAGCAAAAAGTAGACATTGCCGCTATAATGGCTCTAGGCGATGTAACTTTAGGTGAAAAAATTTTTAAAAAATGTGCAGCATGTCACTCTATTGAAAAAGGTGGTCCAAATAAAATTGGTCCTGCTCTTTATAACGTAGTGGGCAGTAAAGTAGGTGCTGTAGAAGACTACAAATATTCTAAAACTTTAGCCTCATATGGTAAAGACTGGACTTTTGAAGAACTCAATGGTTTTTTAACAAAACCTAGCTCATATTTGAAAGGAACAAAAATGTCTTACGCTGGCTTGAGAAAAGAAGCAGATAGAGCCTCGATTATTAAGTACCTAAATCAAAATAGTGATAGCCCTAAACAGCTACCTTAA
- a CDS encoding aspartate aminotransferase family protein, producing the protein MSALAKNYNRKKISFKYGKGSFLYSTNGKKYLDFVQGIAVNSLGHANPNLIKAVNKQSKKLWHVSNAFIIPEGEKLAKRLAKKTFADFIIFQNSGAEATEAAIKVARRYFYSIGQPSKNRILCVKNSFHGRTLATIYASGSKKMTEGFGPKVDGFDHFEFGNHKDFKKKITKKTAAIMVETVMGEGGIKVIPNWCLKELRKICDKKKILLILDEVQCGIGRSGNFFAFENSKIKPDIVPIAKGIGGGFPLGAVLMNKKVASGMTAGTHGSTFGGNPLAMSVGNAVLDQISKKGFLSNVKKLSKYFHSELNILRKKFPKIIKEVRGVGLLIGLQLHNDQTKFIQKLMDNKLLTIRAAENVIRILPPLNVKKEEIKIAINIIEKVCSTYK; encoded by the coding sequence ATGAGCGCTTTAGCAAAAAATTATAATAGAAAAAAAATCTCTTTTAAATATGGTAAGGGAAGTTTTTTATATTCTACTAATGGAAAAAAATATTTAGACTTTGTTCAGGGAATAGCAGTAAATTCCTTGGGGCATGCAAACCCAAATTTAATAAAAGCAGTTAACAAACAATCTAAAAAACTTTGGCATGTTTCTAATGCATTTATCATTCCAGAGGGAGAAAAATTGGCTAAAAGATTGGCAAAAAAAACTTTTGCAGATTTTATTATTTTCCAAAATAGTGGAGCAGAAGCCACAGAAGCAGCAATTAAAGTTGCTAGAAGGTATTTTTATTCGATAGGACAACCTTCAAAAAATAGAATTCTTTGTGTTAAAAATTCATTTCATGGAAGAACATTAGCTACAATTTATGCTAGTGGATCAAAGAAGATGACGGAGGGCTTTGGACCGAAAGTTGATGGATTTGACCATTTTGAATTTGGAAATCATAAAGATTTTAAAAAAAAAATAACAAAAAAAACGGCTGCTATTATGGTTGAAACTGTGATGGGAGAAGGAGGAATTAAAGTTATACCCAATTGGTGTTTAAAAGAATTAAGAAAAATTTGTGATAAGAAAAAAATTTTATTAATTTTAGATGAAGTCCAGTGTGGAATTGGAAGAAGTGGAAATTTTTTTGCATTTGAAAATTCGAAAATTAAGCCCGATATTGTTCCAATAGCAAAAGGAATTGGAGGTGGGTTTCCGTTAGGTGCAGTTTTAATGAATAAAAAGGTAGCATCAGGAATGACAGCTGGAACTCATGGGTCAACATTTGGTGGCAACCCACTAGCTATGTCTGTTGGAAATGCAGTTTTAGATCAAATATCAAAAAAAGGATTTCTTTCAAATGTTAAAAAATTATCAAAATATTTTCATTCAGAATTAAATATATTGAGAAAAAAGTTTCCTAAAATAATTAAAGAAGTAAGAGGTGTTGGTTTATTAATAGGATTACAACTTCATAATGATCAAACAAAATTTATACAGAAACTAATGGATAATAAATTATTAACAATTAGAGCGGCTGAAAATGTTATTAGAATATTACCTCCTCTTAATGTTAAAAAAGAAGAAATAAAAATAGCAATAAATATTATTGAAAAAGTGTGTTCTACTTATAAATAA
- the lptC gene encoding LPS export ABC transporter periplasmic protein LptC, with amino-acid sequence MNKKTGLQVVMVLIIILISLWFYLKYFTENFEDVKETQVKEKIDENQNSNSTYIDDINYVSTDVKGNKYQITAKQAEIKVENSDVMFLRDVVAFIFIKDSDTVKITSNFGKYNSKNYDTIFSENVIVIYPRHKISGEYLDFSFLSNLGTFTENVVYAGEKTNLYADKIEMNLTTKDTKIFMNDTGKKVLIEGTK; translated from the coding sequence ATGAATAAAAAAACAGGCCTACAAGTTGTAATGGTTCTTATTATTATCCTTATTTCATTATGGTTTTATTTAAAGTACTTCACTGAGAATTTTGAAGATGTAAAGGAAACTCAAGTTAAAGAAAAAATTGATGAAAATCAAAATAGCAACTCAACCTATATTGATGATATTAATTATGTTTCTACCGATGTTAAAGGTAATAAATATCAGATCACTGCAAAACAAGCTGAAATTAAAGTTGAAAATTCTGACGTGATGTTTTTAAGAGACGTTGTAGCTTTTATTTTTATAAAAGATTCAGACACAGTTAAAATTACTTCTAATTTTGGCAAATATAATTCAAAAAATTATGATACTATTTTTTCTGAAAATGTAATAGTTATTTACCCAAGACATAAGATATCAGGAGAATACTTGGATTTTTCCTTTTTAAGTAATCTTGGGACATTTACTGAAAATGTCGTTTATGCTGGAGAAAAAACAAATTTATATGCTGATAAAATTGAAATGAATCTTACTACCAAAGACACTAAAATTTTTATGAATGATACTGGAAAAAAAGTATTAATCGAAGGAACTAAGTAA
- a CDS encoding prephenate dehydratase: MTKIYFQGTFGAYSHLAALEIDPKAEIIPCKTFDECFLKTSQDKNSRMVIPESNRITGNIGIEYLIFKYRLNIYAEHFQKIEHNLLGQPDSNLSDIKDVYSHAQALSQCSKFIKKNNLVEHIRADTAGSAETISKSKIKTEAAIASTLSAEIYDLKILSKNIENEKGNATRFLVMGNEVLQPDFGDKKYITSFLFKLKSKPAALYQSLGGFAINGVNLTKLQSYPEQNSFESYFFLCDLEGHIDNPKVQKSLEELGLHCQDFHVLGVFEADKFREK; this comes from the coding sequence ATGACCAAAATTTATTTTCAAGGAACGTTCGGTGCTTATTCACATTTAGCAGCTCTAGAAATAGATCCTAAAGCAGAAATAATTCCATGTAAGACATTTGATGAATGTTTTTTAAAAACATCTCAAGATAAAAATTCGAGAATGGTAATTCCAGAATCAAATCGAATTACAGGAAATATTGGAATCGAATATCTTATTTTTAAGTATAGACTTAATATTTATGCGGAACATTTTCAGAAAATTGAACATAATTTATTAGGACAGCCAGATAGCAATTTAAGTGATATCAAAGATGTTTATTCTCACGCTCAAGCTTTATCACAGTGCTCTAAATTTATTAAAAAAAATAATTTAGTTGAACATATTCGTGCAGATACTGCTGGTTCAGCTGAGACAATTTCAAAGTCTAAAATTAAAACAGAAGCTGCAATTGCCTCTACTTTAAGTGCTGAAATTTATGATCTAAAAATACTTTCAAAAAATATTGAAAATGAAAAAGGAAATGCTACGAGGTTTTTGGTAATGGGTAATGAAGTTTTACAGCCTGATTTTGGTGATAAAAAATACATAACTTCTTTTCTATTTAAGTTAAAAAGTAAGCCTGCAGCTCTCTATCAATCATTAGGTGGCTTTGCGATCAATGGAGTTAACCTTACAAAACTTCAAAGCTATCCAGAGCAAAATTCCTTTGAGTCATATTTTTTCTTATGTGATTTAGAGGGACACATAGACAATCCAAAAGTACAAAAGTCTTTAGAAGAATTAGGACTTCATTGCCAAGATTTTCACGTACTAGGTGTTTTTGAGGCTGATAAGTTTAGAGAAAAATAA